The following proteins are encoded in a genomic region of Arachis ipaensis cultivar K30076 chromosome B02, Araip1.1, whole genome shotgun sequence:
- the LOC107627438 gene encoding uncharacterized protein LOC107627438, whose translation MTGSSLNEIEELIENLNKIFPLKDLEELNFFLGLEVKYLDDGYILLSQEKYAAKLLEKAGMSISNAMPTPMISSVKLHKHDSEPCENPGLYRSIVGVLQYLTTTRLDLSYAVNKASQFMHNLTAEQWKVVKRILRYIKGTRGQGLIFSKSSDYMILAFADADWGADLDDCRSVTGYYIYLGENLIAWKPQKQSKVSKSSTEAEYRVIASAQAAAVVAVQQLL comes from the coding sequence ATGACAGGAAGTAGCTTGAATGAAATTGAAGAACTCATTGAAAATTTAAACAAGATATTTCCTCTGAAAGATTTAGAGGAGCTAAATTTTTTTCTTGGTCTTGAAGTGAAATATTTAGATGATGGTTATATTTTGTTATCTCAAGAAAAATATGCTGCAAAATTATTAGAGAAAGCTGGGATGTCTATCTCTAATGCCATGCCTACACCAATGATTTCATCAGTGAAGCTACACAAGCATGACTCAGAACCTTGTGAAAATCCTGGATTGTACAGATCAATCGTTGGGGTCCTACAGTATCTAACAACTACTAGACTAGACTTGTCATATGCCGTAAATAAAGCttctcaattcatgcataatctTACAGCTGAGCAATGGAAAGTTGTGAAGAGAATTTTGAGATACATTAAAGGTACAAGGGGACAAGGTttgatattttcaaaaagttcTGACTATATGATTCTCGCATTTGCAGATGCAGATTGGGGAGCTGATCTTGATGATTGTAGGAGCGTTACGGGATATTACATCTATCTTGGAGAAAACTTAATAGCATGGAAGCCACAGAAACAGAGCAAGGTCAGCAAAAGTAGTACCGAAGCTGAGTATAGAGTAATTGCGTCAGCCCAGGCAGCGGCGGTGGTGGCAGTGCAGCAGTTACTCTAA